The genomic stretch ttgttccgtgatagccgaagcgtagcgcaacaatgttggatccgtttggaCAGCTcctccaacattgttggggccacgcacgctcattacgcattcaaattcaaattcaaatcaaatcaatggtttacaaagacttatgggctgtatccttcccacgatgcactacAGGTCACAACATTGTTGAGAGTTTTCTTCATCCGTTTGCAGACCACTGCCAACACGTacccaacaactcccaacattgttggcgcagcaatgttgggagttgttgcgtccgtttgcacgaagCCTAAGTGCCTCAGTGTATAACCCACATAACCTGCATCGCGCAAGTCCAATGAAATTGGCAAACTACACACTGTTGGTTTACAATAGGCGGTTTTTTCTCATAACGTTAAGGACCTCCTGGATCTTTTTGCTAACGAAAACTGGTTGAACGACTGTGTGAATCTTCTGGCTAAATATCCGAAACATCTTATGAATAGTACCATCAGGGATTTTGGTGCTTCAAAGGCGGAGGGCCAGCCACCGAAACCTGCCCCCGCAGATAGCAACAAGATACAGGAGGTCCTTAAAGTTCACGAGAAAAAACCGCCTATATGTAAACCAACAGTATGTAGTTTACCAATTTCAattgttggcttcacactagagcttCAAGTATAAAGTAAGTGTACTTGGAACCTACTTAAGTTTGAGactgaaggggtaaaatgtacCTTCTTCAACTTTACTTGGTGACCATGGAAACGTTCGTAGTTCAAAGAAGCCGAAGTTCGCCTCCAAGTATGGTCTACACCACACTTGAGAACACACTTGACCAATAAGAAATGGAAGCCATGTGCACGATGTGCACGTGCAACGGTTCCAAGATTTCCAAGTGCTTTCTTGAAATTAACTTTGTTTCTACTGTGGAGCCAACAAATGTGACTTGTGCAATGCAAGTTATGTAGTTTATACCCTAAGGCACTTACACCAGCGCGTGTTGAACACAAAAATATGTCTTCCTCCACTGGCAAACATTATAAGGATGAACACTCTACTGTCCCGACAGATTTTGACAAACAGTTCTCTGTCCTTAAGAAGTGCGACAACAATTTCGATTGTTTAGTGCACGAAATGTTGCTAATTAGGAAACTAACACCTTTTCTAAATGTCCATTAGGACTCAATTTGAGCAAAACTTTTTGCgtgttttttatatatatatatatatgctaCTCGTCATCCAAAAAGTTTTTTGTCAGTTTATCAACAATCACTTTGACCTTGAAAACAGCTTTAAGATGACACTGACTCGTCGTTCGTTCTAATAcgcgttattttttatttgtttttcttttagtcAGGTAAGCACATATTTGCATAGCCTAGGGGGACATTATGCGTGCAAGAATTAAAAGGACGCGCGCGCGCGACAAGGGTAGACAAACCATGTTTTCCTTAGCCTCCCGcccagacgttcttagggcttcgtcacgcgttccttcccaACGATtgggaggattgcgtgacgagccaaaagcaCGTCTACATAGGAGGCTATGTTCCCCCGAGCCTATTACTTTCCCCTCGATTTTGAACGACTGCCATGAGGTCTATAAAACGCATGGAGAAAGCTACTTTCAATTTATGTTTTAACATGTAGTTTTATCTTAATGTTAAAGCCTTATTTATATAAGATCTACACAGTCGAACCTATTATGAGGTAGGAGGACATCAAAGGACAAAGTGTCCGTATCCGGCAGAGGTGCCTTAAACATTATTTGAAATAAAGACGGGATGGAGTATGGCATCTCTAATGGAAAGTAACCTATCTTTAATATATAGATCTAAGTATTACGGAGATGTTCAAAAGAAAGGTTTCGATGCAGTGACGGTCAATTTCAGAAAGTGAAATAATTGCAGCTTTGCAGTGACTTATGGGGACAAACGAGGATGATTCCGATTCCGGCGCCCCTTAAAATGAAACCAATCCGACCACATGTTTGTTCTGGAGGGGCTATTAAACACTGTGAATCGAACTGAAATAGTGTTGATACGGAACAGCTCGGCAATCAACTTTATAATAAATAAGGCTTAACTAGATGAAGCCTGTTAAGACAGGCATAGTAGGTACATACTGTAAACTGCCGCTTAAAAGACCCCCAACAAACTTAGAAGCCTCCACCAGTTATAGCAGTTATAGGCCCTTCTACGtataaacaaaaacataaatcaGATTGTAATCCCCCGGATATAAGTTCCCGCTCTAGctccgattataagccccccccccccccccttcagtCTCTCAGTTTCATTTATTGAGACTTCTATGGTTTGTCTCGaagctctttttcttttccagttacAAGCCCTCCGGCCCGGACCTAAGCCCTTAATTTCGTTTATAAGCCCCTCCCCAAACCCCCTGGTGTACAaagatgtataagcccaggacttataagcggcagtttgcGATAAGTCAGTATTGTAAACTTTGAGTCATTAAACTTAgcttatttgtatttttatctTATAGCATATTTACAAGCGGTAAGGTCCCGTAGCGTTTTAAAATAGTATGCACTTGCGTAGTTTGTCAATTTCTGCCTAATTTTTACATGATGTAGTCGGCTTTTTTGGCTAAAACTCACAAAAGCGGTAAGCCAATTACAGTGCATGGTCCCAGACCACTGTAATTGCTCCCATATTTGGGAGCACTCACATTTTGTAATGTAAccttttatacattttttattctttatgtCTGTTTCCTTTAGATGACGCTTATTAAAGGTGCTGGGAGAACAACTGCTTTTCTCGTTTATGTGCTGCTTATCAAAGGCAGCAAGAGACCATCTTGAAATCAAACAAAATcttcaaatatatatattccATTATCCTATCCTATATGTCTTTTAAGCGAGTTAGGTTGCAATGGGAAGAAAGTTCTGTCGCTATTCCCTGTCACCCTCCTCTCCTATCCCCATTTACGTTTTGTTGTTCTCGTTCATCATTAGAGACCGTACGATCCGACAACGACGACGTCTATGAAAACgttgctgaaaaatagacttcgcattCTTTAAAACTATTCTGCGATAATCCCACACAATCACAATTTTTGGAACTTAAGAGAGGGGACCGCACCTGAGTTCGGACGGAGATGGTATAATTTATCGCCTTGCTGTTTTCCGTTCTCAAGTACAGGGTTGTGCAGGGAAGGCAAAGAAATTGACAAAataaagcatgatgcacgtgcagagttgctGGTTTGCTCGTTAAAccaatttcttttttgacgttccttttgccgtcgccgttgtaaTTTCGTAATGTCCTATTGTAAGTTTTGTGGCGAATGTATTAAACTAAACTAATTCTTACCTTTTATGCGACACGACATCTAATATGCAATGCACGATTTGGGCGCCAAGAATCAGTGAACCGGGGTTGGAACAATTTCATTTCTGCAATATGGACGATGAAAGCGGAAGAAATTAGAACTTGCATAATTATGTTACGGTTCAGTGGTGTTAAGTCACGGGTGAGGGTGCGCTTATTTCTTCGACAACATGAATAGAACAATGAATTATATTCTTAGTTTctagtcaaccaatcaaaaaccaAGACATTCGTTGacctaaaacctgtcaaacacCTTAAGATAGCACATTACCTTATATTGATGAAATTTTACCGCATCTTATTCATGATCAATGTAAAGACGAAAGGCTGTGTCGTCATtagcgttaatgtattcctgcccTCCTTATGGGTGTCCTGCTCAAAAAAGGCCTGACCagtccctactatactactttCGCTTGGTCAATATAATTCCTGATCGCGCCATATTTGATCTCTGTTCCAATCAATTTATTCTTTCTAGGGTTATTTCTTGTGATGGGAAAAAGTCAATTATTGCAGTTTTCGATACGTGTACTTTAGATTTCATCAAAATTTACCGAATAGCGATATTTTCCAATGCCTTTGGCTTTCATACCTTTTTCCGGCTTTTATTCAATTACAATCTCTTTATACATAAGTTCTTGTAAGCGGCTCTAATCGATATCTTCTACATTTATAAACAGAAAgacctaaataaataaaaactgcattaaaaataaattaccacCATTCAAAGTGCCAGGTTTATATAAAACGTTCAACTGAATAATCAAAAGGATAAATGCTTGCCTCTGCTccatatttacttattttaatagttatttcTGACCCCGTAATTTGACCCCGGGAAATGTTGGTGGCAGGCGAGAgcagtgctctcaccactgcgccacccttgctcacGCAAGATCACTCAACGGTTACAACGACCAACTCTGTTGTAACTTCGCACCCAGATGTGTATCAGTCTAGATCTAGGGTCGAGCTAACAGCCCTGGTGCCCTTTAAGGGAAGTGTTCGTCTTGTGGAATGATGAACGAGCTAACTGTGAATAAACTTTTTATGATTTGGTCTATTTATCCCTGGGCTCCTGTCTGATTTTGTTCACACAAAGACTTTTAGGGCCAGTTATTTTAACTGGAGTTCAGCCAGTGTTTAgcaaaccgcgttctaagccttTTTTAGTTTGCCCAACACTTTTATCTtaacaccatttatcgtgaaaCGTTTCATGACAGCATAAAGTCTAGACTGGAAAAGCGCTTATTTAACCCACAAAGGAAGCTCAACGGCGGCCTAACTTAGAATTCATTTGAATAACTGACCATAAGATTCTAAAACGAAGAGGACTTCGAGGAAAAGAATTTCTCAATACCAAGAAGGGCTTGCGCGTGAAAtgttggcgggaaaacgtgatagccgtcgtcaggTCTCCTACGGGTTTTAGAgaggacttttttttttcaatttgcgcTCGGGAGAGTAGGttaaaaaatccttcaaaaaaATAATCGTGCTAACTGACAACAAAGCTTTCCGGGCTGTCGATTTTTTTTAATACGCGAATAAACTTATAGTTCAATCTCGTCCGACCTCGAATCTAGAGGTGTCTATTGCAACTACGACGGCGACCGCAGCAAAAACTTAAAACTTTGTCACTTAAAACTTGAATTCGCGTCGTTTCAAACTTTATGACAACTATTCTACCTGGTTCAGTTTGTGCAAATTTTGGACGAATTGCGCCAGGAGtttcaagttcagaaaaaggaaaatataataaCTGTTTTGTGTTCCGGTCCTTCACAAAACGATGTTAGGAATTTTGCACGTCACAGaagggcgtcgataaaacccggaacacggaacattccggaacattccggaacattctggaacatgccggaacatgccggaacatgccggaacatgaaaaaataaaagtaattttcatgaaaaaaaaaattaaattaaatgataataacaacatagtttttgtacaaattaataataacaaaataacataaaataacaaaaaagaaaaaaagaaaaagaaaagaaatgatggaaaagaaactggtatcatctccgagtatgagaaagcaatattttgtcgcaaataatttgttgggcgagtgagggtccatgcaaattacagtaatgagtgaaggcttgcttctatattcaaaatatattaaaataggTCGCGAGGAGAGGGGTTTTGAAGCTGTACTCACACagctacctcttgtaattgtttgccaggagttaatcatttggcggttaACCATTTACGGCTCTGCgatggtctgaaatgtcggCGCAGTATGTCATGTCAAGCCAAGTCGGTAATTAAGTCACTCATGTCAAGCCAACAAATAGTAATATATAATCGATATGTGCTTACTTGAGGCGCTTTGCTTTCTTGTGGTTGACATGAATTACTTACAGACTAGGCTCCGTGAACTTAAGAGTAGCTAAGAGACTCCTGTCTTTCGATTTTTgttgacaatactcacattcgTAATAAtttctatactgtttacagtcaGCCTGATATTTCAGACGCctcctcgagtcgcaagagGAGTTTGCGACTCGTGGAGACGGCTGAAATTCAAGCTAGTTTACAGTCCCCTCTTTTTTCCCGCCTGGATGAGGATGGCGATCGTCCTCCCGTAAAAGTTGTAGTTCCACACACACACACGTTAGCAAACCATTCGAATTAGCACCAACTTCACTCTCACCAGTTTAGTTGTCAGAGGATACCCAAATCACTTTGACAGCGGCGATCGCAATCTTCAACTTGGCGGAGGAAAATAGGGGCCTGTGATATAGCTTGAATTTCAGCCAtctcctcgagtcgcaaacTTCACTTGCGACTAGGGAGACGCAtaaaaattcaggctaactgataacagttagaaactaccACTGCGCTTCCACTGCCACTGCAACTGATTCACGGCGAATGTGAATCTTATCCACTAAAGTGCAAAGCGACgagcccctaagctcttcttacggtCGCAAAGCTGTAAAAGGATAACCCTTTAACCgcatggcaaacaattacaaggGGTGGCTGTTtgaggaaagcttgaaaacccccctcctcgcgatcaattttaatatattttgaatttagaagcaaaccttcactcattactgtcatttgcatggacccTCGCCCCACAAAttatttgcgacaaaatattgttttctcatacccGGAGATGAtccgagtttctttttcttcatttctttctctttcggTATTTGACGTTATTCTTAATTTTTaccaaaaatattttattactgttattattattattattattattattattattattattattattattataaaaaaaatgtaaacaactgtctataaactaaaaaaaaagaaaatttctatgttcatcccaatgataaatataataattattaaattttactatttacagattcaagaatatgaaatattaaaatatatacactatgtacattcttcttgtgtacgaaagagaattgtcgtaaaatgactatctaaaaactactaataacaactataaaaagcatcaaaaagttaataaaaaataaataaaaactatttaaaaataataattcaaactgataaaaagttactacttaaattctggcttgcgcactttccgatgtaatgtcaatgtcagatatattggctgcttttctcttgctcctggttcctctgagacacagcaaggctgatcgtaggatggcaaaggatactttcgcccttatccaagatatggttgtagcgtaatcatctcctttctttaacgcaagtagctctgcgaggcggctatggaatctcttgcattcatcggccattccacctgtgcttgtaaagactaatggtgtgaatgtcccttgctccacttccaaaacccgcctgctgtattgcctcttcttctcattttcatgtagttggaatatctgtttcggagacagttctcgatacgaatctgcgtttggatggcacacccgaacatcgaagAAAGCAGATTGCTGTCTGTCCCAAAACCCGCGAGCGTGAACATCTAGTCGGGCATCAGGCGCTTTGTTTGCGCCTCTATTTAGCTCTTCCCCAGTGATCTCCTGAAGGACTGGCTCTGTCTCTACGTCGGTGCAAACCATGCGCAACATTTCCACTTCTAAGTCCCTAATCTCATTGTGACTCTGAATGATCAGCCCCCCATGCCGGCAGACCATAGCATGGTCAACGGTAAATAAGTCGCCACAAGTGCACATGGCCGGTAGGTCAGCGATCTCCCAGTCATATCTTAGTTTGATTGCATCTCTGAATTCTCTTTTgttcaagttaaaattcatctcctttatCGGGATCACCGTCAACCAATTCGAGGCTCCTTTCTCCGTAGCTAGCTCTACCGCGCGTTCAGTTTTACTAGGAAAGGATTCCCTCACTTGCTCACACTGCATCTTCAACaattcatctttttctcttcgTGTACTCGCTTGCAAGGTCTTAATTTCCGTCTCATCCGGTGGCTCGTGGGCTTGCTTGACAATTTGCCGCACAAGAGGGCCTGTGATCTTAACAGACGCCTCATACTCTTGTGATGCGGTTCTGGCTGGATTGACTAGCCCAAGCCCGCCTAAGCGAACTGAGAGTTCTAACAGATCCCGTTTTTCCTGTGTGGTAACATGTTCGGTGATAGCCGGCACAAGCAAATCCGCTATGGCACGCTCTAGCGGTTCAAGAAAAGGGGCTATGTCTGGCagagttcttaaaaaatatGTCCAACGGTGCCTTAGTCCAAACACAAAGGCTACATAACTGGATTGAGGCTGTGTTGTAGCGAATTCCGCAAGACTGGTTACTTGTGCAACCCATTCCTCAACTTTTTCGTCAACatattcttcaaaaaactctcTGGAACCAAGAGCCGCTCCTAGATGCTTGCGACCCTCAGTTGTGATGTTAATGGTTGTCTCGCTAAAGATCTCCTTAGCAGGTCgctctttttcaggtttcacaATGAGCCAACATTTTTGGGGGTTTGGAAAATATCCTAGTGGAGGCCCGCTGACCATGAGCTCGTCCCACCACGTCTTCACATCCCCTAGGGAGCCGCACCCAGCTGCGTCATCCGCATACCAACATTGGCTAGCTGCGCTCTTGACTTGTAGTCGCGTTATGAGAGGCTGGAGGCTGATGGCGTATAGGCTCATGGCAAGTGGGTCGCCCTGTGTAGTGCCTTCGGATGATCTCAGTTCCTGTCCGCCAACAATGAAGAGGCGTGCGGGCTCCCTGTAAGTATTTATTGCGTAAGTCGCTATCGATGGGCATAACACTCTAACATTATGCAGGGCGGCGGCTCTGTTCAAGGAGTTGAAGGCGTTCGACGCGTCTATAAGCAGAACGGCGTCGCTGTTGTCATGTTCAAAAAGTTCCCGCATTGCGTGAATGGCCGCCTCGCTCCCACTCTTATGACCAGCGCACACTTGTAAAGAGCCACTCGCATCTATAACATCCGGTTTGGTGACCTTCGTGACACACTTTCCCATAATCCTCCTTAACACTTCGCCTACCCCAATCGgagtattattgttattattattatttttattttttcttcatggaaagtatttttattttttcatgttccgggatgttccgggaagttccggaatgttccgttTTTCTGGTTTTATCGACACCCCCATGTTCAATGACCAAAGGCCGTTGATATGcaatagaaaataaatgaaacaagtTAAATTACCACTTGAGTTTAAAGCGTATTGAAGCTTACGGATGACaagccatcctcggagaccctggggcagtcagtcgggccggtTTAAAAGGCgtgacgaaagttttcaagcatgcttgaaaactttcgccACGCCTTTTa from Porites lutea chromosome 1, jaPorLute2.1, whole genome shotgun sequence encodes the following:
- the LOC140939997 gene encoding uncharacterized protein, coding for MGKCVTKVTKPDVIDASGSLQVCAGHKSGSEAAIHAMRELFEHDNSDAVLLIDASNAFNSLNRAAALHNVRVLCPSIATYAINTYREPARLFIVGGQELRSSEGTTQGDPLAMSLYAISLQPLITRLQVKSAASQCWYADDAAGCGSLGDVKTWWDELMVSGPPLGYFPNPQKCWLIVKPEKERPAKEIFSETTINITTEGRKHLGAALGSREFFEEYVDEKVEEWVAQVTSLAEFATTQPQSSYVAFVFGLRHRWTYFLRTLPDIAPFLEPLERAIADLLVPAITEHVTTQEKRDLLELSVRLGGLGLVNPARTASQEYEASVKITGPLVRQIVKQAHEPPDETEIKTLQASTRREKDELLKMQCEQVRESFPSKTERAVELATEKGASNWLTVIPIKEMNFNLNKREFRDAIKLRYDWEIADLPAMCTCGDLFTVDHAMVCRHGGLIIQSHNEIRDLEVEMLRMVCTDVETEPVLQEITGEELNRGANKAPDARLDVHARGFWDRQQSAFFDVRVCHPNADSYRELSPKQIFQLHENEKKRQYSRRVLEVEQGTFTPLVFTSTGGMADECKRFHSRLAELLALKKGDDYATTISWIRAKVSFAILRSALLCLRGTRSKRKAANISDIDITSESAQARI